A genomic region of Ammospiza nelsoni isolate bAmmNel1 chromosome 3, bAmmNel1.pri, whole genome shotgun sequence contains the following coding sequences:
- the PLEK gene encoding pleckstrin — MEREPMRIREGYLVKKGSMFNTWKPMWVVLLEDGIEFYKRKADNSPKGMIPLKGSSIHSPCQDFGKRMFVFKLTVAKQQDHFFQAAYLEERDAWVRDIKKAIHHIDGGQRFARKSTRKSIRLPETINLSALYLSMKDPEKGIKELKLEKDKRVFNHCFTGTCVIDWLVSSSSIRNRKEGLLLASSLLSEGYLQPAGDTSKAAAEGLSDTPFLDLSDAYYYFPDSGFFCEGYSSDDDVVLKEEFRGTIVKQGCLLKQGHRRKNWKVRKFVLRDDPAYLHYYDPAGGEEPLGAIHLRGCVVTAVEDMPDTKKYDADNVLFEIITANEIHYYLQAASSTERTEWIKAIQSVSRTGK, encoded by the exons ATGGAGCGAGAGCCAATGCGCATAAGGGAGGGCTACTTGGTTAAGAAG GGCAGCATGTTTAATACCTGGAAGCCAATGTGGGTTGTGCTCTTAGAAGATGGAATTGAATTCTACAAGCGGAAGGCTGATAACAGTCCCAAAGGGATGATCCCACTAAAAGGAAGCTCTATTCACAGCCCATGCCAAGATTTTGGCAAAAGAATG TTTGTCTTCAAGCTTACTGTGGCCAAGCAGCAGGACCACTTTTTTCAAGCTGCCTACCTGGAGGAGAGAGATGCCTGGGTGCGGGATATCAAGAAAGCAATTCATCACATAGATGGAGGCCAAAGATTTGCCAGAAAATCCACAAGGAAGTCCATCAGATTGCCTGAAACAATCAATCTGAG TGCTTTGTATCTCTCAATGAAAGATCCTGAAAAGGGAATAAAGGAGTTGAAGctggaaaaagataaaagagtGTTTAATCACTGCTTTACAG GCACCTGTGTGATTGACTGGCTGgtgtccagcagctccatccgAAATCGCAAAGAAGGTCTCCTGCTTGCCTCTTCCCTCTTGAGTGAAGGCTACCTAcagcctgctggggacacatccaaggcagctgcagagggactgtcAGACACCCCCTTCCTGGATCTCAGTGATGCCTACTATTACTTT CCAGACAGTGGATTTTTCTGTGAGGGATATTCCAGTGATGATGATGTGGTCCTAAAAGAAGAATTCAGAGGCACAATTGTCAAACAAGGATGTTTGCTGAAACAG GGACATCGGAGGAAGAACTGGAAAGTGAGAAAGTTCGTTTTAAGAGATGATCCTGCATATCTTCACTATTATGATCCTGCTGGA GGAGAAGAACCACTGGGAGCAATTCACTTGAGGGGCTGCGTGGTGACAGCAGTGGAAGATATGCCAGACA CCAAGAAGTATGATGCTGACAACGTCCTCTTTGAAATCATCACAGCAAATGAAATCCACTATTACTTGCAAGCAGCCTCATCCACAGAGCGTACAGAATGGATCAAAGCAATCCAGTCAGTTTCTAGGACTGGTAAATGA